gaaaaatgttaTGTTGACCTCTTCTGCCACATCCCTCCGACAAATCATTATCATAACTGGATTTTCCAGCAAGGTTATTACCAATAGATTATTATGCAAATCCTACTGGTAAAAATATGGTAAAGCAATACcatattttggaaaaaaatatGGCGGAAAGTTTGAAAGTGGTGGCGCTTGCTACATCCTTGGCTGCCACTACGGCGACTCCACTTACCTCCCCACACAGGTGCGACGGCTGTCTCCAAAATTCCCAGTCCATTGCACAACTCGAGCGCCATATCTCCGATTTTTTAGTGGATCTGGAAGGAATAgcatagaatagaatagaatagaatagaatagaatagaatagaatagaataaatctttattgtccaCCAAGGTGGAAAATTGTCTTCGGCTCACCAACATATAAAAACAGACAGCtctggttgtctgtctgtctgtctgtctgtctgtctgtctgtctgtctgtctgtctgtctgtctcactctccctctcttgctcttcctctctcacccaaccggtcgaggcagatggccgcccacccagagtctggttctgctcgaggtttctgcctgttaaaaggaagtttttcctcaccactgtcgccaagtgctcatgggggaattgttggtttctctgtagataaaagagcttggtctgtaccagctctatatgatttggcgctatacaaataaataaaattgaattgaattgaataccaACTGAGACCCTCTGTGAGGagtttgcagaccacttcagaagtaagattgataacatcagatccagtcttttatcccATCAGAAtgctgaggaaacactggagttttaacctggttgatgcaagggcccttggtcgagttttctcccaagtaaacccaacaagacccaattcccacatcacttttaaagacattttatgaattctttgaggaacagattttaaatatagtcaattgctctcttcagacgggtgtcttccccactgcctataaaacagcagtggtgaagccccttctgaagaagagcaatctAGACcacaacatttttaacaactacagacctgtatccaacttaccatttttaagtaaaatttgagaaaaagctgtttttaacctaataaattattttttaatgagatTTAATGAAATTTCAATCTGATTTTAGGACGAACCATAGTACTGAGACAGCACTtttgaagattttaaatgacaccaggTGCAATTTAGATAACCAAAAACTGACAGTCTtggtcttactggatcttagcactgcctttgatacagtagaccatcacattttattaaacagactgaagcacctggttggcctctctggtactgtttttaactggttccacTCCTATCTCACGGATCGATCAttctttgtaagtatggataTGTTGTGTTCCTCCAGAACACATGAAATTACATGTGGGGtcccccaagggtcaattttaggcccacttctttttaatctctACATGCTTCCCTtgggggatgtcatcaggagacacggcatcagtttcCACAGTTACGTcgatgatacacagctgtacattgccgtgtctcctgatgacacagggccactTGATGCCCTTctgaactgcattttagatataaagtcatggatggcagataatttcctccagctcaaccaggataaaacagaggttttagtcatcggtcctgaaggccagagagagaaacttttagcaaaattacaagattttaaacctTCACAATGTGTAAAGAACCTGGGCATTATTTTTGACtttgagcttacttttattccccacataaaaaatattacgaagataggtttttaccatcttaagaatatagccagagtccgcccgtttctctctcaggcgAGTgcggaggtgctgatgcatgctctTATCGCGAGTcatttagattattgtaatgccctgctctctggtcttcctaaaaagaGCATCAATAGCCTACAATTATTACAGAACTCTGCCGCTCGCGTGCTGACGAGGACGGGCATTTGTTCCTACAAACATACAGTTTGGTGTTGAGTGTCTTTCTCAAGATGTTGAGACGTGAAGTCAGTGGAACCACAAACCCTACAATTACTGGCCGACTCCGTCGACCCCCTGAGCTCAAGAAATACTTAAAACATACAATAATCACACAATCATATTCGACACATAGTGGCTTTAATACAAGGATCAGCACAAGTTAACAACTACATCTGAgttctttacatttttcagcTGTTGTTCAAAGtcattacaaaaacacagacacagatacaaacagacTTTCCTCCTGCTGGCCACGGTGACCAAATCTGACAGATTAGACGTCCTACATTTCACCGCAGACCAGACTTTTACATATGACACGAATTTTGGACATATTGAGTCCATACATTACAGGGGTGAAAAGGGGCTGACATGTAAGAAAATATAATGACAGAAATATTCGTAACATGTTGGGAAAACTGTTCATATTAAACCGAGTATGGACTATTGCaaagaaacagccaaaagaaaagTTGAAGAGGGAAGCGAGGTGAGGAGCACAGGTACTGACTGCTTTCTGTCTGGTCTGTTTGgaaccagaaaaacacactttaagaATCTTCATGTACGTGTAGAAGATCAGAGATGAAGGACATGAGATTGTGAAAGTTCCATAAATGAGTCCATAGATATTATTGGCTGTTGTGTCAGAGCAGGCCAATTTAATGATGGAGTAGATGTCACAGGACACTCTGTTGATGATGTTCCCACACAGCTGTAAATGCACAATTGAGGATGTCAGAATAGTAGTTGCAAGAAGAGAGTATAACCAACTCAGAGAAATAAGCACAACAACCCTCTTAGTTGTCATACGTGAGTTATACTGTAGAGGATAACAGATCGCCAGATATCTGTCGTAAGACATGATGGCTAAAATGACAAATTCCCCAGTGCCATAAGAGTACAAACAGAAATTCTGCAGGAAGCAAAGTGAAGCAGAAATAGTGTGAACGTCCGAGAGGATCTGAAGCAGGAGGAACGGAAACAAGCCTGAACTCCCATACAGCTCATTGACAAACAGGCTGCACAGGAACAGGTACATGGGCTCATGTAAGCTTCTGTTCAGGCAGATCACCACGATGAGCAACAGGTTGATGCAAACTATAAGAATATATAACAACATGACAATCATGAAGTATAAGTATTTAAGCAGCCCGGTGTCAAAGTAGGCAGCAAGTGTGAAATATGAAACTTGAGTAGAGTTCGTCATGAGTTTCCAATTAGTTCACAACAACTGGACTCTGcacacaaaccaacagctttgttacattttgttgtaAATTCACTGGGTAGTTATAATGTGTCTGTTCTAAACATCTGCTTGTTCTGCCTCGTGTGCAGCTGAAACATCAAGCACATATTAAACGAATCCAGCAAAATAGTTCTCAGCAGATTCATAATAACAGAGACAGTTCCATCAAACAAGCCCAAACATACCATTTCCCTCCAAAATCAACATAATGCTTTGGTTAAAAATGAAGCTGGTAACCTGGGCATGTACATGGGCTCATGTAAGCTTCTGTTCACACAGATCACCACGATGAGCAACAGGTTGGCACAAACTATTAAAATATATAGCGACATAAGAATGACaaaaaatagatattttaaATGGCCGCTGTCAAAGTAGGCAGTAAATGTGAAGTACGAGAACTGAGTTGAGTTTTCCATCATCCTCCCCATGATTCATAAAGCAACCATAACACTTTGTTTGGTTAGAAGAAATGACACTAATCATATAACATTTCCtcaaatatttgacttatctcACCTAAATCACATCAAGCTCTCATAAATAGACGAAGACAGTAGAAGAAATTCATTTTGTGGAGCAGTCATGACAAACACCTCACACTCACCACTCCGTCATTGGAGAGTCAACAGAACGCTTCAACAACACAATTCATGAACATACGAGTTCTCACATTCATCGTGCGCCTCTCTGTAGTCAAACCACGAATCCCTcccaactgaactgaaactttGCTTCTGCTTCTTTAAAACTCTCAAGTCAGAGGACgcccacagcagcagtgtgacctCATCATCAAAGGACCGATGATTGATTCTGATTTTCAGTTGATGGAAAACAAACTTCTCCGCACACTCAACGGTAAAAATGTGAAGCTCAAGAAAACAGATGGTTTATTTACTGCATTTACCTTCTTGGCACTTGGCCTGTTAGTTTTGCGTTGACTGGGAAATGTGAACTTAATGTGTTATTATATGTTTTATGGGAGTTGAGTCTTTGAACTCCAGCCACCTTAGTCACTGTCCAGGTCATCAAGCCACTGTCGGCGCTCTTTTCAGCACTTTGTCGCTGTGGATTACTCGTGCCATtattgttccatttcagtcactGTGGATATACGAGCGTCAGTGTCTTAAACTGCATTTTCTAATAATGTCAAAGTGCCCCAAGATGGTGATGCGGGCCACTGAAATATTCACATACTCATGCAAATGTTTAATaataaaatccattttaagGAATGATAGGATTTTGTCTACTCAAATGCTGGAGGGCTTTTAGTTtgaaacagacacaggaaggGTTCATGTTAATAGCATAATGCAGTAACGTGAATCTAAGAGAGCAACTAGGAGCAGGTCACAAAATAAGGAGCTGACCAATTAACTTGTCCCATTGCTTGAACAATCTGAGGCCCTTTGAGTCAGCGCCACGCCTTTCACGCCTAGATGGTCGCTTCCTGGCTGCAGCAAAGGACAACACCTTGGAGATGCTGGGGTCTTGCTCttgactctgctgcagctcctgggCAGAGAACGTGGATGAAACATCCTCACCACTCGACAGCTGTTGGATGTGTTGTGCCAGACAGAGTGCTCTGGACTCTGCTGCATCAATCCAGTCACAGTGTGCCTGACAAAGAGCTCTGATCTCGGCTGAATCACACGCCACCTTGGGTGATGGATGGTTCCCTGATCTGTAGCTTTGAGACTGGCAGCTGACCCTGAAAACATCCTACACAGAGTCCTCCTCTATCCCGTTAGCTTCCTGAATCAGAGTGGGATATGGttcctccagcagcctctgacaAATGGGTTTAACGAAAAGGTTGCGACTCAAGGCGTCAGCCACTACATTCCTTTTCCCGGGCAGGTGTTTGAGATCAAAGGAGTTAGATGCAAGTTTAGACACCCGGAGGATTTCACATGCATCAAGCTTTGGCTTTGTTAGAAGATAAGTAAGTGGATTATTATCCATCCAGATGGTGAAGCTACGGCCTTTCAGCCAGTGGCTGAACTTCTCATATACACTCGACTTCAAAGCCATGAACTCCAGTCTATAAGCTGGATATTTCCATTGTGACGCACTGAGAGTCTTGCTTGCAAAAGCAACAGGTCTTGCCTTCAACTCTCCATGTGGCACCTGAGAGAGCACCGCTCCAAGTCCATCCAACAACACATCGACTGAGAGGAGAAATGGCTCGTCAAAGTTCGGATGAGCCAGCACAACACATTCCAACAGCATGGTCTTCAACTGGTCAAAGCGGTTCCACATTCCACTGACCAGTCCGCAGGGGTAAGCTTACAGTAGGCTCCTAGAGGCTCCCTTTCCTTAGGTGACCGTCTCCGTCTCTTCTGTCCAGCTGTAAGTGCAAACAAGGGCTTCGCAATGGAGGAACAGTTTGGGATGAAATGCTGGTAGTAAAATACCATGCCAAGGAATGATTTGATTCTGCGGACAAAAGGCGTGCACTCATCATCCTCCATAAGGTCTCGAACTGTCATCTTGGTGATAACCTCCACTTTGGCAGGGTCGACAGCAACACCCTCGCCATTAATGACATGGCCAAGGAAGGCCAACCTGTTTTTGAAGCAAATGACACTTCTTAGGTGTCAGTTTCAAGTTGTTTTCTCACAACCTTTGAAACACTGTGCGGAGTCTGGACAGGGCCTCATCCTCTGACGGTGCAAATACAAGAAGATCGTCAGATATCACAGGAGTTTTGTGAAGTTCATGTCCCCAAAGATCCCAATCATCATCCTCATAAAGGACGCTGGACTGTTACACAGTCCCTGTGGCATGCGATTATATTCATGCAGTCCAAGGGGAGTTGCGAAAGCAGTGTACTTCTTGTTGTCTTCGTGCATTTGAATGTTGAAGAAGCCAGAAGTGaggtccatggtgctgaagagGCAATTGCCGACAAGAGCAGCCAGACAGTCAGACTGGTGCGGCGAAGGATGGGTATCCTTTAAGGTTTGGGGTTCAACCACCTGAAATCAGTGCAAATCCTCAACCCACCATCTTTCTTCCACACCATCACCAGTGGCAAAGCATACTCACTTGAGGACTTCCTGATAATCCCTCTTTCCTCCATATCAGTCAGTACCTGCCTCAGCTTCTGATAGCGGGCAGGAGAGACTCTCCTGTGTGGTAAGCGAAATTAAAAAGATATAATTTCAACCTGGTTACATGCCACATCCCTCCAACGAATCATTATCATAACTGGGTTTTCCAGCAAGGTTATTACCAATAGATTATTATGCAAATCCTCATTTAACCAGGGAAACCTACTGGTAAAAAAATGGTAAAGCAATAGGGTCTGTGTAACCACCATTTGCTGTTACAACTCATGTTATTAAAGATGTTTGAAAATCCAATAAATATTCGACTTACGAATGAGTGACAACGATGAATAAAATTAGGATAAAACAGGGAAACGaaaataaaaatggacaaaactgcaaaaacgAAAGTGCTTATACAACTGGGAACGCCTCAAAACTCCAACTTAAACAATTACAAgattctacaaaaaaaaaaacctcatttaTCATCCATCACCCAATTGTCTGACCAAGATGTAAACCAACTTCAGTAGACACGACCATAGTCCACTGTCACCTCCAACCTTCAGTATGAGACGTTGCATCATGCTCATGACTTTAAAACCAAAGACCACCCTTGAACGGGATGGTGGGCACTGAGCCAAGGAGTGTACTGTTGTATCACCTTGACTCATTTCTGGAAGTACAGTTATGAAGGTGGCTGAAGTAGTGCCGAGGCTAAAAAATGTGTATGCAATTTCTCAGTTACTGTAGCGAGCCGGACCACTATACTGGCTTTTCCCCCATCATTGGTAAAAACTCCTGTATCCATTGTGCTCGACTATCTTATACTGGAGGCAATGCTTACAATGTAGTTTATCCAAAAGATTAATCAAAAGACTCGCCCCAAGGCCACCAAAATACAAATGACCACTGAGACACGTGACTTTAGTGATGATGGTCTTTGAACAACACTCTTTGTACACTGTGTGCAAAAGTGTTTGATTTGGTGCCCCTTGGGGATGGAATGTGAGTGACACCCCCTCCCCCAGCGTGACCAGCAGGGCTGGCTCTAGCCCTTTGGCTGCCCTAGGCGAGATTGAGTTAGGCGCCCCTCAGCAAAACAATACGTGATGCAtggacaacaaacagcagaatagTTTCAgaacatttacttttttattattttaaatcatttattcCACACTCAAAGTTTCAAAGCATGGATGAACTCCATAAAGTGTAAAGGTGCTCATAAATTAAAGGATATTCAACATGAAATTAAAGTGCTTTTAAGggcactgaaaaaacaagcaaattatgACTGAAAAGGGTCACCTCTAAAGACTTGTATACAAAATTATAAAGGATATAAACTCGAAAATATTTAACAAATGTAAACTAAAAGAATGGATGAACTCCAGAAACTATACCAACAAAAATGTTCTCAAAGTCACTCTAACGCTTCAACAGGCAAATTATGTCTTGACTGATACACTACACAAGGATATTTAACAAATAATGATTCAAACAAtggatgaaacaaaaaaatgctcttATAGTCACTCCAACACTTCAAGAAGCAAATTATGACTTGAAGAATCAACTCTACTACATTGCACATGCAAAAATGCTACAAAGCAAACAATGGCTATATAACAaggatatttaaaaaaaacaaaaaaacaaaaacagtatgtTTATTAAAGTTTTTCTcatatatatgcacatattcatccacatacatatatatcacCATTaagtaaaagaaacaaacagaaaaacacaacacaacaaaaacatttgtgcCTCCTCAACCAAAATACATTGgagacacatgaacaaaaatcttctcagacaaaacacatatacatacatgtacatCCCATATACATACACAGTGCTCCAGTGCAAGGTTTACCTCAGGCAGTAATcagccctcctcttcatcatctggcAAAATCATATCCCTGACAAAAACAGTGAATGGTCCCCACACTTCCTCGAACACATCCTGTCTTATATACATTACTTTTTCTAAGGGAAAAGTTGATAACATTTGCCTAACCAACTATGTGATACCTGGTCCGCTAGCCTTCTTCCAATGCAGTTGATCTTTTAGCATGCAGGAGACATAGGTCTATTGTTATTTGTTCACTTTTGGCATATTTGTAGTGTTCTGGGTACAAccctaaaataaaaaaatctaggATCTAATGGGACTTGgacaaatatttctcagtgCACTTTTTCATTATGGACAATATTTCTGTTATGGACAATATTTCTGTGCAATATAATTATAGACAATATTTCTGTGCAATATAATTATGGAGGGATGGTTTTTAATTACCTCTTATTGTGCAATAACCCCCCCAGCTGCtataatgtttctgtttccacagtttacatactggttattctgtttttctggttattctgtttttgcttcacttgcttcatttgcttcattgctttattctgtttttgtttccactgtttatatactggttattctgttttgcactattcatttattctgctgtttacattctgtttatcTATGCACTCTCTATTGCACTCATTATTATTTagctcttgatttttttttttttttagttatatagactatatttttaatttccatctctgtTGTAATCCGGAAGCCAAGCAACGACATTTCgttgccaaaatctcactgctgtgtttttttgtgcaatgaGTGAaggaagtctaagtctaagtctaagatTTCTTTTATGAGAATTTTTTCCATCGCTTTTTTAACCTCCTCCCAGAAAGGTTTTATCCTACTACACTGCCACATACAATGAATCAATGTCCCCTTCACCTCAGTGCATTTTGTGCATGAATCTGGAACATTACTATtatatttgtttaatttaaCAGGGGCAATATATGTTCTCATCAGCCACCAATATTGTAACAATCTGAATCGAGTATTGATTGTTtgagaattcaattcaatattcctttattcgtccctcaaGGGCAATTCCGAAAGAACAAAGGCACTAGCGGAGCTAAACGGCCGCAACGTGTTTCCAGGCTGGTGAGTGCAACGATCCAGTGGGCTTTCATTCATACTAATTCCCATTCCTCTTGTGATATATCTCTTTCAAGGTCTTCTATCCATGCATTCCATTTATAATTAGAATTCTCAGTTGAATTAGACAGtaataaattatatatttatatattttatatatttctaaGTCAGATTTTGACAGCTTAGTTAGAGCATTATTTTGGCTCGTTCTAATGAAGTTTCTAAGTTGAAGGTATTATCATATTTGTGCTTCATCTCTTCAAATGTCATCAAATGTTCTGTGTTGGGTGGATACAAATCTTGAATTTTTTCTAATCCTTTTGATGCCATTTTTCTAAATATAGCTTCCTCCCTTCCTGGGGCGAAATGTTGATTTTCCCATATAGGGCTGTAATGTGATAGT
This genomic interval from Chaetodon trifascialis isolate fChaTrf1 chromosome 9, fChaTrf1.hap1, whole genome shotgun sequence contains the following:
- the LOC139335967 gene encoding olfactory receptor 11A1-like; protein product: MENSTQFSYFTFTAYFDSGHLKYLFFVILMSLYILIVCANLLLIVVICVNRSLHEPMYLFLCSLFVNELYGSSGLFPFLLLQILSDVHTISASLCFLQNFCLYSYGTGEFVILAIMSYDRYLAICYPLQYNSRMTTKRVVVLISLSWLYSLLATTILTSSIVHLQLCGNIINRVSCDIYSIIKLACSDTTANNIYGLIYGTFTISCPSSLIFYTYMKILKVCFSGSKQTRQKAVSTCAPHLASLFNFSFGCFFAIVHTRFNMNSFPNMRHGNVQLCIIDVTVETDAVSPDDIPQGKHVEIKKKWA